The following proteins come from a genomic window of Legionella cherrii:
- the folP gene encoding dihydropteroate synthase produces MNIKQFSGWLERQPFLKNSPEKPLIMGILNVTPDSFSDGGKFLSIGRACEHAFHLISQGADLIDIGGQSTRPGAQSVPIDAELNRVIPVIEQIRANSDVCISIDTNKPEVMEAAVAAGANVINDVYALRSQGALEMAAKLAVPVCLMHMQGEPHNMQHQPYYPHGVLTEVTQFFSERIAECERVGIKKTNIILDPGFGFGKQVQDNLLLVKNLDSFATFAMPLLLGVSRKSTIGAVLAKEVGERLIGSIAVAVYAALKGASIIRTHDVDETNQALHMITMIGKADV; encoded by the coding sequence GTGAACATAAAGCAATTTTCAGGTTGGCTTGAACGCCAACCTTTCTTAAAAAATTCCCCAGAAAAACCACTCATTATGGGTATATTAAATGTCACTCCAGATTCTTTTTCTGATGGAGGCAAATTTTTATCTATAGGCAGGGCGTGTGAACATGCATTTCACTTAATTAGCCAAGGCGCTGATTTAATTGATATTGGGGGACAATCTACTCGACCTGGAGCACAGTCTGTTCCAATAGATGCAGAATTAAATCGTGTTATTCCTGTTATCGAACAAATCCGCGCTAATTCAGATGTTTGCATCTCAATCGATACAAATAAACCCGAAGTAATGGAGGCTGCGGTGGCCGCAGGTGCTAACGTCATCAATGATGTTTATGCTTTACGTAGCCAAGGAGCGCTTGAAATGGCTGCGAAACTTGCCGTTCCTGTTTGCTTGATGCACATGCAAGGAGAGCCTCACAATATGCAACACCAGCCCTATTATCCACATGGCGTGCTTACTGAAGTGACTCAGTTTTTTTCAGAACGTATTGCTGAGTGTGAGCGTGTGGGGATTAAAAAAACAAATATAATCCTAGATCCAGGCTTTGGATTTGGAAAACAAGTACAAGATAATTTGCTCTTAGTCAAAAATCTTGATAGCTTTGCAACATTTGCAATGCCGCTGCTTTTAGGGGTTTCACGTAAAAGCACAATTGGAGCAGTACTTGCTAAAGAGGTGGGTGAGCGGTTGATAGGAAGTATAGCGGTCGCAGTTTATGCAGCATTGAAAGGTGCGAGTATCATAAGAACGCATGATGTAGATGAAACAAATCAAGCGTTGCATATGATCACCATGATTGGTAAGGCGGACGTTTAG
- the ftsH gene encoding ATP-dependent zinc metalloprotease FtsH: MVKNLFLWLIIAIVLVSVFSNFGPRNSVAEKLSYSQFLKEVDQGMVNSVTIEDDKIIKGMTKNNKRFVTYMPMQDNALLGELLKSKVDVSGQEKQQESFLLHLFINWFPMLLLIGVWVFFMRQMQGGGGRGAMSFGRSRARLLGEDQVKVTFADVAGVDEAKEEVKELVDFLRDPTKFQNLGGRIPRGVLLVGSPGTGKTLLARAVAGEAKVPFFTISGSDFVEMFVGVGASRVRDMFEQAKKHAPCIIFIDEIDAVGRHRGAGLGGGHDEREQTLNQLLVEMDGFEGSEGVIVVAATNRPDVLDPALLRPGRFDRQVVVPLPDIRGREQILRVHLQKVPVDGNVDIMAIARGTPGFSGADLANLVNEAALFAARANKRKVSMIELDKAKDKIMMGAERRSMVMDDNEKKLTAYHEAGHAIVGLSVPEHDPVYKVSIIPRGRALGVTMFLPEQDRYSHSKRRLESQLSSLFGGRIAEELIFGADSVTTGASNDIMRSTEIARKMVTTWGLSTLGPLTFGEEEEEVFLGRSMNKHKEMSDRTAQQIDDEVRAIIDRNYKRAKEILVSNMDKLHLMAQSLIKYETIDFKQIQEIMSGKEPSPPEDWGSSKPLDGAEVVNNSPEKPSEHEVIVNPAEEH; encoded by the coding sequence ATGGTTAAGAATTTATTTTTATGGCTGATTATAGCAATTGTGCTTGTTTCAGTTTTCAGTAATTTCGGCCCTCGAAACTCGGTCGCTGAGAAACTCTCTTACAGCCAGTTTTTGAAAGAAGTCGATCAAGGTATGGTTAATTCAGTCACCATTGAGGATGATAAAATCATCAAAGGGATGACGAAAAATAACAAACGTTTTGTTACCTACATGCCGATGCAAGATAACGCTTTGCTTGGTGAATTATTGAAAAGCAAAGTCGATGTAAGTGGCCAAGAAAAGCAACAAGAAAGCTTCCTTCTCCATTTATTTATCAACTGGTTCCCCATGTTGCTTTTAATTGGGGTATGGGTTTTTTTCATGCGCCAGATGCAAGGCGGGGGTGGTCGAGGGGCAATGTCTTTTGGCCGTTCACGAGCACGCTTGCTAGGTGAAGATCAAGTTAAAGTAACTTTTGCGGATGTTGCTGGGGTCGACGAAGCGAAAGAGGAAGTTAAAGAATTAGTTGATTTTTTACGCGACCCTACCAAATTCCAAAATCTGGGTGGACGTATTCCCCGCGGTGTATTATTAGTTGGCTCTCCAGGAACCGGTAAAACTCTTTTAGCTCGAGCTGTTGCAGGTGAAGCTAAGGTACCCTTCTTCACCATTTCAGGTTCTGATTTTGTTGAAATGTTTGTTGGTGTGGGTGCATCTCGTGTTCGTGATATGTTTGAACAAGCTAAAAAACATGCTCCCTGCATTATTTTCATAGATGAGATTGATGCCGTAGGTCGCCACCGTGGTGCAGGTCTTGGCGGAGGTCATGATGAACGTGAACAAACGCTAAACCAATTGCTGGTTGAAATGGATGGTTTTGAAGGCAGTGAAGGGGTCATTGTTGTTGCAGCAACAAACCGTCCGGATGTTTTGGACCCTGCATTATTACGTCCAGGCCGATTTGATCGCCAGGTTGTAGTTCCTTTACCGGATATTCGAGGTCGGGAACAAATATTAAGAGTGCATTTGCAAAAGGTTCCAGTCGATGGCAATGTGGACATTATGGCAATTGCTCGAGGTACTCCAGGATTCTCAGGAGCAGATTTAGCAAATCTTGTGAACGAAGCTGCTTTATTTGCCGCGCGTGCTAATAAACGTAAAGTCAGCATGATAGAGCTGGATAAAGCAAAAGATAAAATCATGATGGGGGCTGAACGGCGCTCTATGGTGATGGATGATAATGAGAAAAAACTGACTGCTTACCATGAAGCAGGTCATGCGATTGTAGGTTTAAGTGTCCCAGAGCATGATCCTGTTTATAAAGTCTCTATAATTCCACGAGGTCGTGCTCTTGGTGTGACGATGTTCTTACCAGAACAAGATAGATACAGCCACAGTAAACGACGTCTGGAAAGCCAATTATCGAGTTTATTTGGTGGCCGAATTGCAGAAGAACTTATTTTTGGTGCGGATAGCGTGACCACCGGTGCGTCGAATGACATTATGCGTTCCACTGAAATCGCGCGTAAAATGGTCACGACTTGGGGCTTATCAACTTTGGGGCCGCTTACTTTTGGCGAAGAAGAAGAGGAAGTATTTTTAGGTCGTTCAATGAATAAACATAAGGAAATGTCAGATAGAACGGCGCAACAAATTGATGATGAAGTACGTGCAATTATCGATAGAAATTACAAGCGTGCCAAGGAAATTTTGGTTTCCAATATGGATAAATTGCACTTAATGGCTCAAAGCCTAATTAAATACGAAACTATAGACTTCAAGCAAATACAAGAGATTATGTCCGGTAAAGAGCCTTCTCCTCCGGAAGATTGGGGCTCATCAAAACCTTTAGATGGTGCCGAAGTGGTAAATAACTCGCCAGAAAAACCATCAGAGCATGAAGTGATTGTAAATCCTGCTGAAGAGCACTGA
- the rlmE gene encoding 23S rRNA (uridine(2552)-2'-O)-methyltransferase RlmE: protein MKRTKSSKRWLQEHFDDVYVKKAQAEGYRSRAVYKLKEVDEKESLLKPGMTVVDLGAAPGGWTQYVSERLQGRGRIVALDILPMDALPDVDVILGDFREDEVLQKLMDLIPERSVDLLLSDMAPNMSGSAAIDIPRAMYLVELAFDFAEKMLKPGGSMLIKIFHGVGFDDLVKQARASFEKVVIRKPSASRARSKETYLLAKGYNL, encoded by the coding sequence ATGAAGCGTACTAAAAGCAGTAAACGGTGGTTGCAAGAGCACTTTGATGATGTTTATGTAAAAAAAGCACAAGCAGAGGGCTATCGTAGCCGTGCCGTATACAAATTAAAAGAGGTTGACGAGAAAGAGTCATTGCTTAAACCCGGGATGACTGTAGTTGATCTAGGGGCGGCCCCTGGAGGGTGGACTCAGTATGTATCTGAACGCTTACAAGGGCGCGGCCGCATCGTCGCTTTGGACATATTGCCTATGGATGCCTTACCTGATGTCGATGTTATTCTCGGTGATTTTCGCGAGGATGAAGTGTTGCAAAAACTGATGGATCTAATTCCAGAGCGCAGTGTTGACTTGTTATTATCAGATATGGCCCCAAATATGAGTGGCTCCGCTGCGATTGATATTCCCCGAGCCATGTATTTGGTGGAACTGGCTTTTGATTTTGCGGAAAAAATGTTAAAACCTGGTGGGTCAATGCTGATTAAAATCTTTCACGGGGTTGGCTTTGATGATTTAGTAAAACAGGCGAGAGCTTCTTTTGAGAAAGTCGTGATTCGGAAGCCTTCAGCTTCGCGAGCTCGCTCAAAAGAAACCTATTTGCTGGCAAAGGGATACAATTTATAG
- the yhbY gene encoding ribosome assembly RNA-binding protein YhbY has product MDTALKKALKAQAHHLKPVVLLGAKGLTEAVIAETDVALLSHELIKVKINGAEKEDRLIMAGELCEQLHAELVQMIGNTVIMYRKNEEKHK; this is encoded by the coding sequence GTGGATACCGCACTCAAAAAAGCGCTTAAAGCACAAGCACATCACTTAAAACCTGTCGTACTTCTTGGAGCCAAAGGATTAACTGAAGCAGTTATCGCAGAAACTGATGTTGCATTACTTTCGCACGAATTAATAAAGGTAAAAATTAACGGCGCTGAAAAAGAAGACCGACTGATTATGGCAGGTGAGCTATGCGAGCAACTGCATGCAGAACTCGTACAAATGATAGGTAATACCGTGATTATGTACCGTAAAAATGAAGAGAAACATAAGTGA
- a CDS encoding CDP-alcohol phosphatidyltransferase family protein — MILKYIPNALTLLRLLLIGPFTFYLYHHEYTIAFYLFIFAGLSDGLDGFLARSFNWQSFFGSFIDPLADKLLIATSFISLALIGVLPWWLVILVFLRDLTISLGVLAWYRFIRRKLDFQPTLLSKINTALQLTLVTSCLFELAYFEFPPYLLNVLILLTTFTTAITYIDYIWTWGRKAWPKKEPS, encoded by the coding sequence ATGATATTAAAATACATTCCAAATGCTCTGACTTTATTACGTCTCCTATTAATTGGGCCTTTCACATTTTATTTATACCATCATGAGTACACTATTGCTTTTTATTTATTTATATTCGCTGGATTAAGTGATGGTTTGGATGGTTTTTTAGCCCGAAGTTTTAACTGGCAAAGTTTTTTTGGTTCGTTCATTGATCCGCTCGCTGATAAATTATTAATTGCCACCAGCTTCATCTCTTTAGCCTTAATTGGCGTTTTGCCTTGGTGGCTGGTCATTTTAGTTTTTCTCAGAGATTTGACAATTTCCTTAGGGGTCCTGGCTTGGTATCGATTTATACGCCGTAAACTGGACTTTCAACCCACATTACTCAGTAAGATTAATACGGCATTACAATTAACGCTTGTTACCTCGTGTTTATTTGAATTAGCTTATTTTGAATTTCCTCCCTACCTCCTTAATGTCTTGATCCTATTAACGACGTTTACTACAGCAATTACTTATATTGATTATATCTGGACATGGGGCAGAAAAGCTTGGCCCAAAAAAGAACCATCATAA
- the hda gene encoding DnaA regulatory inactivator Hda: MNKQLALAIKLNDESTLADFNWGSNKLLQQQLHNMLTQREDRLLYLWGNTGSGKTHLLQACCQAVNSTQTAIYLPLTLLKEWGPQTIEGVEEQELICIDDIDMIAKDSEWEEALFHLYNKIKDMEKSTLIISGNQSPTTIPIQLADLRSRLSWGLVIQLMELNDEDKINTLKLHALKRGFDLPNSVGQFLLNRCSRNMHDLHNLLNRLDDASLAAQRKITIPFVKDILNI; this comes from the coding sequence ATGAATAAGCAATTAGCACTGGCTATAAAATTAAATGATGAATCAACCCTAGCTGATTTCAACTGGGGTTCGAATAAACTCCTGCAACAACAATTGCATAACATGCTCACGCAAAGAGAAGATCGGTTGCTTTATCTGTGGGGCAATACAGGTAGTGGAAAAACTCACTTATTGCAAGCCTGTTGTCAAGCCGTTAATTCCACTCAAACCGCCATCTATCTCCCTTTAACTCTTCTTAAAGAATGGGGACCGCAAACCATAGAAGGTGTGGAAGAACAAGAATTAATCTGTATTGATGATATAGACATGATTGCCAAAGATTCTGAATGGGAAGAGGCCTTATTCCATTTATACAATAAAATCAAAGACATGGAAAAAAGTACTTTAATCATTTCGGGAAATCAATCACCAACCACAATCCCCATCCAGTTAGCTGACTTACGCTCTAGATTAAGTTGGGGTTTGGTCATCCAGTTAATGGAATTAAATGATGAAGATAAAATTAATACCTTAAAACTGCATGCTTTAAAACGAGGATTTGATTTACCCAATAGTGTAGGGCAATTCCTCCTCAATCGATGTTCGCGAAATATGCATGATTTGCACAATTTGCTTAACCGTTTGGATGATGCCTCACTTGCCGCGCAACGAAAAATAACCATTCCTTTCGTAAAAGATATCTTAAATATATAA
- a CDS encoding oligopeptide:H+ symporter — translation MVNILREQPRAFHMIFMLELWERFGFYTVQGILTLFFIRYLGYSDTISYYTFGAYSALVYGMVVVGGYLGDRLLGTKRTIVLGLIVLAAGYFSLAVTDKAHVFLALGLICVGNGLFKANPSNLLAKCYEENDPRLHGGFTLYYMAINLGSMIALFAGPAIASRYGYSYAYLMSAIGLLIGLANYWLQRKFIEHINTDADKRKISFSQWLMILIGIFILTECSAYLLQHVMLAKNLFWFITLAVIAYYLFMTRKESKIVRRRMLVALALMLEAIIFFTLYQQMPTSLNLFAVHNVIPVFFGITIDAQSFQALNPIWIVLMSPVLAYFYDLLNKKGIQFSIPYKFSLGMTMCGISFLMLFFARYFYTDQGMVSSWWLIISYLFQSLGELLVSALGVAMVAELVPTQIVGFVMGMWFLTSAIAGFIGATVASYTALPEHIKPGVDSLMIYTYVFACIGLVTLIIALLMWLLSPRLSRYIAVKKTDLHQEAQEAEFSVSKCFIVQP, via the coding sequence ATGGTGAATATACTTCGCGAGCAACCTCGTGCATTCCACATGATTTTTATGTTGGAGTTATGGGAGCGGTTTGGGTTTTATACTGTACAAGGGATTTTGACTTTATTTTTTATTCGTTATTTGGGTTACAGCGATACGATTTCTTATTATACGTTCGGTGCTTATTCCGCTTTAGTTTACGGTATGGTGGTTGTCGGCGGCTATTTGGGTGATAGGCTATTAGGTACCAAGCGTACCATCGTTCTCGGTCTTATTGTTTTGGCAGCAGGTTATTTTTCTTTAGCGGTTACTGATAAAGCCCATGTTTTCCTAGCTTTAGGCCTAATTTGTGTTGGCAATGGTTTATTTAAAGCAAATCCTTCGAATTTGCTGGCAAAGTGTTATGAAGAAAATGATCCCCGCTTGCATGGCGGCTTTACCTTGTATTATATGGCAATCAACTTAGGCAGTATGATTGCGCTATTTGCAGGCCCAGCCATAGCGAGTCGCTATGGTTATTCATATGCTTATTTGATGAGTGCAATCGGTTTGTTAATTGGGTTGGCCAATTATTGGCTGCAACGTAAATTTATTGAGCACATCAATACAGATGCTGACAAACGGAAAATATCCTTTTCTCAATGGCTGATGATCTTAATTGGGATATTCATTCTTACCGAGTGTTCTGCTTATTTATTACAACATGTAATGCTTGCTAAAAATTTATTTTGGTTTATTACCCTTGCGGTCATTGCTTATTATCTTTTTATGACCCGTAAAGAAAGTAAAATTGTCCGCAGACGCATGCTGGTTGCTTTGGCCTTGATGCTGGAAGCAATCATTTTCTTTACTTTATATCAACAGATGCCCACTTCCTTAAATTTATTTGCAGTACATAATGTAATCCCAGTTTTCTTTGGCATCACTATTGATGCACAAAGTTTTCAGGCATTAAATCCCATCTGGATTGTATTAATGAGTCCTGTTTTGGCCTATTTTTATGATCTTCTCAATAAGAAAGGCATCCAGTTTTCTATTCCTTATAAATTTTCGTTAGGGATGACCATGTGTGGGATAAGCTTTTTAATGCTCTTTTTTGCACGCTATTTTTATACAGACCAGGGCATGGTTTCTTCTTGGTGGCTAATCATAAGTTATTTGTTTCAAAGTCTTGGTGAATTGTTGGTATCTGCACTGGGTGTCGCGATGGTTGCAGAATTAGTACCCACGCAAATCGTCGGTTTTGTGATGGGGATGTGGTTTTTAACTTCCGCGATAGCAGGATTTATTGGCGCTACCGTCGCCTCATATACAGCACTTCCCGAACACATTAAACCCGGGGTGGACTCATTGATGATTTATACCTATGTATTTGCCTGTATTGGCCTTGTCACCTTAATTATTGCGTTGCTGATGTGGTTATTATCGCCGCGATTAAGTCGCTATATTGCGGTGAAAAAGACAGACTTGCACCAAGAAGCACAAGAAGCAGAATTCTCTGTGTCTAAGTGCTTTATAGTACAACCATGA
- a CDS encoding patatin-like phospholipase family protein: protein MSKKALYLAGGGARGAYQAGVLKAIGHILQVKTLPFEMVSGVSVGSMNAAVLAENADDFPTALDKLETIWSEIHCQQVYRASNLALSKSVMRNMSTMMIKQRQAAHLLDTTPLKEMIADGLDFNKIAQNIQNGHLDTLEIISNCYETRQTVSFYEHNRPEFVDWNYPRHGSKRVSVQAEHILASSALPLFFPTVLLDGFHYGDGSVGLAAPLRGAIRFEVDKILILGTRALPTFVEQENLRNHDDIPFSHIFGNMLNALFLDNLDRDIEMVNRMNEIAMLLSIWKKRRSPWRPITTLHLRPSKDLAPLAQAHFKALPTLLRYLLNFLGEKKHSGDLLSFVLFERDYTRELLELGFQDTINNAKEVIAFFE, encoded by the coding sequence ATGTCTAAAAAAGCCCTTTATTTGGCAGGTGGCGGCGCTCGAGGCGCCTATCAAGCAGGTGTTTTGAAAGCTATTGGTCATATTTTACAAGTAAAAACATTACCTTTTGAAATGGTCAGTGGGGTTAGTGTCGGGAGTATGAATGCGGCTGTACTTGCAGAAAACGCCGATGACTTCCCAACAGCACTTGATAAACTGGAGACCATTTGGAGTGAAATTCATTGCCAACAAGTATACCGAGCCAGTAATTTAGCATTAAGCAAATCTGTTATGCGTAATATGAGCACCATGATGATTAAACAACGACAGGCGGCTCATCTATTGGACACGACACCACTGAAAGAAATGATTGCCGATGGACTTGATTTCAACAAGATCGCGCAAAATATACAAAATGGACACCTCGATACCTTAGAAATCATCAGTAACTGTTATGAAACACGTCAAACCGTTTCTTTTTATGAACACAACCGTCCTGAGTTCGTAGACTGGAATTACCCAAGACATGGCAGCAAACGCGTTAGTGTTCAGGCAGAACACATTTTAGCATCCAGTGCCTTGCCTTTATTTTTTCCCACAGTTTTGCTTGATGGCTTTCATTATGGAGATGGGAGTGTGGGCTTGGCTGCTCCACTTCGTGGCGCCATTCGTTTCGAAGTAGATAAGATCCTAATTTTAGGAACTCGGGCACTGCCTACTTTTGTTGAACAAGAAAATTTACGCAATCATGACGACATTCCCTTTTCTCATATTTTTGGAAACATGTTAAATGCGCTTTTTTTGGACAATCTTGACCGCGACATTGAAATGGTCAATCGCATGAACGAAATTGCCATGCTGCTGTCGATATGGAAAAAGCGCCGCTCCCCATGGCGTCCCATTACCACATTGCATTTACGTCCCAGTAAAGACCTAGCTCCTTTAGCACAAGCACACTTTAAAGCCTTACCGACATTGCTTCGATATCTTCTCAATTTCTTAGGAGAAAAAAAACATTCCGGCGATCTGTTAAGTTTTGTACTGTTTGAACGAGACTACACACGGGAATTGCTTGAGCTAGGCTTCCAAGATACGATTAATAATGCCAAGGAAGTTATCGCCTTTTTTGAGTAA
- the aroE gene encoding shikimate dehydrogenase produces MSQRFAVIGNPIAHSLSPVIHQCFAKQVNIQLTYEKIKADDPSFERLVADFFAQEGKGLNVTLPFKQRAFEMALQRSLRCKQAGAANTLWMEANQLHADNSDGIGLIRDLNHYISVEGKRILILGAGGAARGIVHPLLENSPKELIVANRSLAKAEEFQRAFPQTKCVGFNEIKGHFDLVINATSASLAGEFIALPDQCMSAKPFCYDLSYKQHGTTAFVEYARALNCDAADGLGMLVEQAAEAFFIWHKVMPETQEVLMFLRTSTQL; encoded by the coding sequence GTGTCTCAACGTTTTGCAGTTATTGGTAATCCTATTGCACATAGTTTATCTCCGGTTATTCATCAATGTTTTGCTAAACAAGTGAACATACAATTGACTTATGAAAAGATTAAGGCTGATGACCCATCCTTTGAACGCTTAGTGGCTGATTTTTTTGCTCAGGAGGGTAAGGGACTCAATGTTACTTTACCTTTTAAACAACGAGCTTTTGAAATGGCACTGCAGCGTAGTCTGCGTTGTAAACAAGCTGGAGCAGCGAATACCTTATGGATGGAAGCCAACCAATTGCATGCGGACAATAGCGATGGTATTGGGCTTATTCGTGATCTGAATCATTATATTTCTGTGGAAGGCAAGCGTATCTTGATATTAGGTGCTGGAGGGGCGGCACGTGGGATAGTGCATCCCTTATTGGAAAATAGTCCTAAGGAACTGATTGTAGCCAATCGTAGCTTAGCTAAGGCGGAAGAATTTCAACGAGCTTTTCCACAAACAAAATGTGTGGGTTTTAATGAGATTAAAGGCCACTTTGATTTGGTGATTAACGCAACTTCCGCGAGTTTGGCCGGGGAGTTTATCGCTTTACCTGATCAGTGCATGTCAGCCAAGCCATTTTGTTATGATTTGTCCTACAAACAACACGGTACAACTGCTTTTGTTGAATACGCTAGAGCACTTAATTGTGATGCGGCAGATGGTTTAGGAATGTTGGTTGAACAGGCTGCAGAGGCTTTTTTTATTTGGCATAAGGTTATGCCAGAAACCCAAGAGGTACTGATGTTTTTACGTACATCTACGCAGCTGTGA